The DNA region CCGACGAAGTGAGTGATAACTTACTTACCGAGCTAATACTGGCCAGTGCCTCACCGCGGAAACCGAGACTGCCGACTGCTTCCAGATCCTCCAGCTCACTGATTTTGCTGGTTGCGTGTCGACTCAGGGCCAGCGGCAACTGATCTTCGGGAATGCCCCAACCGTCGTCGCGGATACGGATCAGTTTGACCCCGCCCTGCTCAACGTCGATATCGATGCGACGGGCACCGGCATCGAGGCAGTTTTCCAGCAACTCCTTAACCACCGAGGAGGGGCGTTCCACCACCTCTCCCGCCGCAATCTGGTTCGCCAGGCGAGGGGGCAACAACTGAATCTTTTTCATAGGGGATATACAGGTAAGCAGAACAACAGGGGCCAGTGTACCTGAGCAGGGGCCGCCCCAACAGGGGCAGCGCTCTCAGGGGATCTGTATCACCTGGCCAATGCGCAGGAGATCCGCGTCAAGCTTGTTGTGCTGGCGCAGGCTGGCGACCGACACGCGATAGCGCGACGCGATGGAGGAGAGGGTGTCACCCCGCGCGATCACATGGTGCTGCTGGTTGCCCCGCTTATGGCCGGCCAGGTAGGTTCCCGGGGGAGGGGTTCGGGTAAAGTAGCGCTTGACCCCGTTGAAGATCGAGCGGGCCAGGCGCTTCTGGTGGGCGTCACTGGCCAGGTTCTTGCCATCGGTCGGGTTGGTGATAAAGCCGGTCTCCACCAGAATCGACGGAATATCGGGCGACTTCAATACCACAAAGGCAGCCTGCTCCACCCGCCGCTTGTGGAGGCGGTTGACTTGCCCCACCTCCTTCAGCACTTCGGACCCGGCGTCCAGGCTTGCGGAGAGGCTCGCGGTCATCGACAGGTCCAGCAGCACTCCCGCCAGTACCGAGTCCTTGTCATCCAGGCTCACGCCGCCCACGCCCCCGATCAGGTCCGAACTGTTCTCGCTGCTGGCTAACCAGCGAGCGGTCTCCGAGGTTGCGCCGCGCTGCGAGATGGCAAACACCGAAGCGCCGTTGGCCTTGCGGTCCTTGAAGGCGTCCGCGTGGATGGAGACCAGCAGGTCCGCATTGGCCTCACGGGCACGCTGGGTTCGCTTGCGCAACCCGACGTAATAGTCCCCGGTGCGAACCAACACCGGCTTGAAGCCGGGCTCAGCCTCCAGCAGCTTGGCCAGTTCACGGGCGATCTTGAGTACCACCTCCTTCTCTTTGAGCCCCCGATAGCCGATCGCACCCGGGTCCTCTCCCCCGTGGCCTGCATCGATCGCGATGATCACATCCGCTGATCGGGAGGCGCCGGGCGCCACCACCTCCTCGACGGTTTTGACCGAGGATCTCTGCTGGTCATCCAGGTCCAGCACCAGGCGGTGACCATAGGAGGCGTTTGGCTTCAGCAGAAAGCTACGGGGCTTAACGCTGGCGTTGAGGTCCAATACGATGCGCAGGTCCTTGCCGTTACGGGGCGCCCAGCGCAGCTGCTTCACCGGGGTATTGTCGGTCGCCAGCTTGCTCACCGCAGACGACATTTCAGCGCCGCTGAGATCAATAACCAGCCGGTCCGGGTTCTTGAGGGGAAACAGGCTGTGCTCAACCGGAGCGCTGAGGTCGAACACCAGGCGGGTACTGTCGGGTGCCCGCCAGATACGCATACTTTCCACGCTTGCCCCCCAGGCAAGGCTGGACAGCATCAGCTGAATCCACAGGACAGATCCCCATCCGAGCCATCTCATCACACCTGGCCTCCCCAATGCGCTTGTACCGCTTCCAGCATCTGCTCCCCTCGGGGGCTATTGGCCAGCAGCTGCAGCTGCCGCCCCGGCGAGCTGACTTCAATCCGCACCTCAAGATCCGCTGCGGGCAACCAGCCCTCCCCCCGCTGAGGCCACTCGATCAGGCAGAGTGCGCCGCCGGAGAGATAGTCCCGCACCCCCAGAAACTCGAGCTCTTCAGGGTCGGCAAGGCGATAAAGATCAAAATGGTAGATCGCTCCACGCTCCAGTTCGTAAGGTTCCACCAGGGTGTAGGTCGGGCTCTTGACGGCGCCTGTATAGCCCAGAGACCGCACCAACCCCCGACTCAGGGTGGTTTTACCGGCCCCCAGGTCGCCTTGCAGGTAGATCACCCCCTCGAGCCCGCTGGAATCCGCCAGTACAGCGCCCAGCTCAATCATCTGCTGCTCATCGGAAATATATAGATTCAAGGAGTTAGGCATGCAATCTAACCAACACCATTAACGTATTTGCGTATTTGTACCAGTAAATCGGTCGCCAGCAAACCTCTCACCCCCTGCTCAAGGGCAACCCGGTCCGCCGCTGCACTGTGCAACCAGCATCCCAACAGGGCCGCTTCCAGTGTCGCCACCCCCTGCGCCAGCAACGATCCGATCACCCCCGACAACAGGTCCCCCATCCCCCCGACTGCCATGGCGGGATTACCTGCGCGACATAGCTGCGCCGTTCCCTGGGGGCCCGCCACCAGGGAGCCAGCCCCTTTGAGCACCACCACGTCCCCCCACTGCTTCTGCAGCCGGGCCACCGCCGCAAAGCGATCCCGCTGCACCTCGTGACTGCTGCAGGCCAGCAGCCTGGCCGCCTCTCCCGGATGCGGTGTAAGCACACACTCGCTCTCCAGACCATTGAGTAACTGGGGCTGATCCGCCAACAGATTGAGGGCATCGGCATCAAGCAACAGCGGTAACCCGCTGGCCAGTGCGCACTCCAACAAGTTAACCGCCCAATCGTCCTGCCCCAAACCCGGTCCCACCACCAGCGCACTCTTACCGACAAGCAGCGACTGTAGCTGATCGGCATCCTCAACCCCTCGCGCCATCAACTCGGGCCGACGCGCGAGCATGGCCGCAATGTGTTCAGCGCGGGTCGCGACCGATACCAGCCCGCTGCCGGCATAGAGTGCCGCCTCGGCAGCCAGGATGGCGGCCCCACCCATACCGTGATTTCCCCCTACGACCAGCAGGTGCCCATGGCGCCCCTTATGGGCATCGGGCCGACGCCGGGGAAGGTTCGCCAATAGCGGCGCCGGATCAATCGCCTGCAGGTCGGCGGGTAATTGGCGAAATAACTGGGAAGGGACGTCGAGGTCATCGTACAGCAGCTCACCGCAGCAGAGGGGACCAGCGGCGGTGAACAGCCCACGCTTGAGGGCGATAAAGGTTACTGTCAGGTCAGCCCGCACGGCACAACCGAGTTCGGCTCCGCTATCGGCACTCAAACCCGAGGGGATATCCACCGCCAGCACAGGCGAAGCAGACGCATTGATCGCCTCGATGGCCGCGCGGTAATCCCCCTGCACCTCACCCTTAAGGCCCGTTCCCAGCAGGGCGTCCACCAGCAGCCCCTCCTCCGGCAATTCGAGATCCCGCTGCCAGGGCTGCATGGGCACCCCCTGCTCAGAGGCCAGCTGCCAGGAACGCTGCGCATCCCCTCGCAGTCTGGCGGGATCGCCCACACTCACTACCGACACCTGCAACCCGGCCTGGCGGGCCAGCGCCGCCAGCAGGTAACCGTCACCAGCGTTGTTACCCGACCCACAGAGGACACAGAGTGAGGATTCCCCACCATAGTGCTCCAGCAGGCTGTCCAGGCAGCTTTGCGCTGCCCGGCGCATCAAGTCAAAGCCGGAGATGCCATGACCCTCAATGGCCAGCCGATCCAGTTCCCTGACTTGCTCCGCTCGATAAAGCCCCTGTGGTAGACTGCGCTTCATCCGTCACCCCGGCCTCGCTGTTATTCGCTGCAGTATGCCAGAAACCGACCACCCTCATCGACCCCATGCCCAACAAACCCGATATCGATTACCAACAGCTCGCCGCGGACATCCATCGCTGGGGCAGAGAGCTGGGTTTCCAGCAGATCGGCATCGGCCCTGTCGAGCTGGATGAGCATGAACAGCACCTGCAACACTGGCTGGAGCAGGGTTACCACGGAGAGATGGACTATCTGGCACGACACGGAAACCTGCGCAGTCGACCGGCGGAGCTGTTACCCGGCACGCTGAGGGTAATCAGCGCCCGTATCGATTACCTGCCCCCGGAGACCGACTGCATCCGCATCCTCAACAACCCCGAAAAAGCCTACCTGTCGCGCTACGCCCTTGGACGCGACTATCACAAGCTGGTACGCAAACGCCTGACCCAGCTCGGTAAACAGATTGAGGCGGTGGTCGGGCAGCACGGTTACCGCGCCTTCGTCGATAGTGCGCCGGTGCTGGAACGTGCCCTCGGCAGCCGTAGCGGGCTGGGGTGGATCGGCAAAAACACCATGCTCATCAACCGGCAGGCCGGTTCCTGGTTTTTCCTCGGGGAGCTGTTTACCGACCTTCCGCTGCCCCTGGACAGCGCCGACGATGCTGACCATTGCGGCCGCTGCTCTCGCTGCCTTGAGGTGTGCCCTACCCGGGCGTTTGTAAATGCCCACCAGCTCGACGCCCGGCGCTGTATCTCCTACCTGACCATCGAACTCAAGGGAGCCATCCCCATGGAGTTGCGCGAAGCGATGGGAAACCGGGTGTTTGGGTGCGACGACTGCCAGTTGGTGTGTCCCTGGAACCGGTTTGCCAAGGCCAGTCCAGAAAGCGATTTTCGCCCGCGTCACCAACTCGACAGCAGCGACCTGGCCGACCTCTTCGGGTGGAGCGAGACCGAGTTCCTGGATCGGACCGCCGGGTCCCCCATCCGCCGCAGTGGCTACAGCGGCTGGCTACGCAACCTGGCCGTCGGGTTGGGCAACGCCCCCTCTTCACCGCGTGTGATCGAGGCGCTGCGTGCGCGACGCCACTATCCCGAGCCGATGGTTCGCGAGCATATCCAGTGGGCGCTGGCGCGCCACGGCATCACTCCAGATTGAGGAAGTGTTCGCGGTAGTAGCGCAGCTCTTCGATCGATTCCCGAATATCGTCAAGGGCCAGGTGGGTCGCCTTCTTGGTGAGGCCGTTGAGGATCTGTGGCTTCCAGCGCCGTGCCAGCTCCTTGAGGGTGCTGACATCAAGGTAGCGGTAGTGGAAATAGGCCTCCAGCTCCGGCATATAACGCTCCAGGAAGCGACGGTCCTGGCCGATGGTATTGCCGCAGATGGGCGAACTCTTGGGGTCGGTGTGCTGGCGCAAAAACTCGAGGGTGATCTGCTCGGCCTCGGCCTCGCTGATGGTGCTGTCGATCACCCGCTGGGTCAGGCCACTGGCACCGTGGGTACGGGTACACCACTCATCCATGGCCTCAATCAACGCCGGCGGCTGGTGAACTGCCATCACCGGGCCTTCGGCGATCACGTTCAGCTGGGGGTCGGTCACAATGGTGGCGATCTCGATGATACGATCCGCCTCCGGGTCAAGGCCGGTCATCTCGAGATCGATCCAGATCAGGTTTTCCGCTTTAGACATCCACAGCTCTCCGGTTGATAACGCGCAAAAGCTCCATAATAATGCCCAAGGCGCCCAGCCGTAAACGAAACAAGGACACTCCCCTGAGCAAAAGACGTCTTAACCGCCGGCAGAACTGGCGTATCCAGAAGATCCAGCAGGAACGCACCAAACGAGCCGAGGCGCGGGAGGACAGGGTCCAGGAACAACTCCAGGCCGGTGAACTGGGGGGCGAACAGATGGGTACCGTGATCGCCCACTACGGCAGCCAGCTGGATATTGAACCGGCCGACCAACCCGACACCCTGTATCGATGCCACCTGCGAGCCAACCTGCCGCCACTGGTGACCGGTGACCGAGTCATCTGGCGCGCGGGCAGCGACCTGAGCGGCGTCGTGGTGGCGGTACAGGAGCGCGACTCGGAGCTCTGCCGCCCCGACAGCCGCGGGCAGCTGAAGCCGGTGGCCGCCAACATCGATTACATCGTGCAGGTCATTGCCCCCCTGCCGACACCCCACCCCAACCTGATCGACCGCTATCTGGTCGCCGCTGAAGCGGTCGGCATCGAGCCTGTGATCCTGTTCAACAAGATCGACCTGCTGAACGACAGCAATCGAGACCACTTTGATCAGCTGCTGGATCGATACCAATCGATCGGCTACCGGGTCATTCACGCTTCGACCCACTCCAGCACCGGACTCGAGGAGATCAAGGGGCTACTAAAAGGGCACACCAGCGTTTTCGTGGGCCAGTCAGGGGTAGGCAAGTCCTCACTGATCAACGCCCTGCTGCCGGGGGTCGATATCCGTGTCGGCGCCCTGTCGGAACAGACTGGCAAGGGCACTCACACCACCACCGCCGCCCGCCTGTTTCACTTCCCGGCCGGAGGCAACCTGATTGACTCCCCCGGCATCCGCGAATTTGGCCTCGGTCATATCGACCAGGCGACCCTGATTGAGGGTTTTCGGGAATTTCGCCCCTTCCTGGGCTACTGCCGCTTCCGCGACTGCCAACATGAGCAGGAACCTGGCTGCGCATTGCTGGAGGCGCTGGCGGAGGGCAAGATCAGCCAGAAGCGGCTCGACAGCTATCGCCATATCCTTTCCGGAAACTGACTTCAGGGCAGGGCCCTGCGAGATTCCAGGCTAAAAGTTCTGGTCGGGCGGCAACTGATTCTGCTCGGCGCGCTGGCGGGCATCAAACAGGTTGCTGCGCTCCTGTTGACGCACCTCGGGCGCCTTTCCGGCACGTTTTTCCAAGCCACCGGCCATACGCTCGATGTTGTTCTGGGTGCGTTTGCTCATGATCAGGATGTCGATACGCCGGTTGACCGGGTTGGTCGGGTTGGCGGTATCGAACAGGATGGACTCGCCATAGCCCACCACCTGGGCAATCTGGGCATCCCTAATACCGCCAAACAGCAGGGTGCGGCGGGCCGTGTTGGCACGAGCCGCCGACAGCTCCCAGTTACCCACCCCTTCATCATTCATGAAGGGGGTGGCATCGGTGTGGCCACTGATGCTGATCTTGTTGGGTACCGAGCCAATCAGGGGGGCAATCTCCAGCAGGATATCCTCGAAATAGTACTTCAGAGTCGAACTGCCGCTGTCAAACATCGGCCGCTGGCTGTCGTCGACCACCTGAATACGCAAGCCATCGGGGGTGATCTCCATGATCAGCTGATCCTTAAAGCGACGCAGCATCTCATTTTCTTCCACCTTCGCCTGCAATTCGCTCAGCAACGACTCCAGCCGGGTCTCCTCAATCTGGTCAGCAATTGAGGTGATCTCCTCCGCGTCCAGCCGCTTGGCATCCTCCTCATCCATGGGGGCACCTATTCCCTCCCCCTTGGTCACGGCCGCCGAGCCCCCCAGATCGATCACGTAGGGGCTGGCACTCTTGCTGAAGCCGGCAGGATCATGAAAGAAGCCGGCAATGGCCATCTTCTGCTCGGGTGTGGTTTGCGAGGTCAGCCAGAGCACCAGAAAGAACGCCATCATCGCCGTAGCAAAGTCGGCAAAAGCGATCTTCCAGGAGCCTCCGTGGTGCTTATGGCGCCCCTTGCGAACCCGCTTGATGATGATGGATTGGTCTTTATCCAAGATTATCGACCCCGGACATGGTTCTCCAGCTCGGTAAAGCTGGGGCGAGAATCGCTATAGATCGCCTTACGCCCAAATTCCACCGCCAACGCGGGCGGCATACCACCCAGCGAGGAGACCAGGCAGGCCTTGACGGTTTCATACCCGTTCAGTTCCTCCTGCGCCCCCTGCTCCAGGGCAGTACCCAGCGGGCCGACAAAACCATAGGCGGCCAAAATACCAATAAAGGTTCCCACCAGGGCAGCTGCGACGTGGGCTCCCAACTCCTCGGGAGGGCCGGCAATCCCCTCCATGGAGATCACAATACCCAGCACCGCCGCCACGATACCAAAGCCGGGCAAGGCATCGGCTACCTTAATGACGGCCGAGCCAGGGCGCTCCAGCTCCTCAAGACGGGTCTCAATCTCCATATCGAAGAGCGACTCCAGCTCGTGGGGCGCCATGTTGCCCGACGACATCAATCTCAGGTAGTCGGCAATGAAATCGGTCAGCTGCCTGTCTTTCAAAATCGCGGGATAACGGGTAAACACTGCGCTGGAATCCGGGTCGTCGACATCGGCCTCAATTGACATCATGCCGTCGCGCCGACTCTTATTGAGGAGATCGTACAGCAGCCCGAGCAGGTCCATATAGAAAGCACGATTGAAGCGGCTACCGAAAAACAGGTTGGGCAAGCGCTTGAGTACGGATAACTGCACACTCCAGGGGTTGGAGATCATAAAACCGCCCAACGCAGCCCCACCGATAATCAGCAGCTCGAAGGGTTGCCAAAGCGCCAGCAGCTTACCGTGGGACAGCACAAAGCCCCCCAGCACACTCGCTATGACAATCAGTATCCCAAGCAGCTTGAGCATATATTCTTCCTGCCCTCAAAAGCGCTCCAGCGCCTGTTGTTACGGGAAAATAACCATATAATGAGTTAACCCTTTAATCAACGACCGGCGCACAGCGACAACGAACCCCTCAATGAGCAGCGATCATACCACGTACAGCATGGAACATTGGCAACAGCTGCTGACCCAGAACCCCCTGCCGGTGATGGCGCGCTCACACGCCGACGTTTGCGATGCCCTAAAAAATGAGGATGTATCTCTTTACCGGCTCGCCCAACTGATTAGACCCTGCCCGGTGATCTGCCTGCATGTGTTTGCGGCCGTGAACCGGCAACGTAAGCCGGGCGCACCCCGGGTCAACAACCTTGAACACGCGCTCTCCCTGATGGGTCTGACACCCCTCGAGCAGCTGATGGCCTCCCTCGAGCCCATTCATCCACTGCGAGACCTGGCGAGCCAGC from Aestuariirhabdus litorea includes:
- a CDS encoding N-acetylmuramoyl-L-alanine amidase → MLSSLAWGASVESMRIWRAPDSTRLVFDLSAPVEHSLFPLKNPDRLVIDLSGAEMSSAVSKLATDNTPVKQLRWAPRNGKDLRIVLDLNASVKPRSFLLKPNASYGHRLVLDLDDQQRSSVKTVEEVVAPGASRSADVIIAIDAGHGGEDPGAIGYRGLKEKEVVLKIARELAKLLEAEPGFKPVLVRTGDYYVGLRKRTQRAREANADLLVSIHADAFKDRKANGASVFAISQRGATSETARWLASSENSSDLIGGVGGVSLDDKDSVLAGVLLDLSMTASLSASLDAGSEVLKEVGQVNRLHKRRVEQAAFVVLKSPDIPSILVETGFITNPTDGKNLASDAHQKRLARSIFNGVKRYFTRTPPPGTYLAGHKRGNQQHHVIARGDTLSSIASRYRVSVASLRQHNKLDADLLRIGQVIQIP
- the rsgA gene encoding small ribosomal subunit biogenesis GTPase RsgA, producing the protein MSKRRLNRRQNWRIQKIQQERTKRAEAREDRVQEQLQAGELGGEQMGTVIAHYGSQLDIEPADQPDTLYRCHLRANLPPLVTGDRVIWRAGSDLSGVVVAVQERDSELCRPDSRGQLKPVAANIDYIVQVIAPLPTPHPNLIDRYLVAAEAVGIEPVILFNKIDLLNDSNRDHFDQLLDRYQSIGYRVIHASTHSSTGLEEIKGLLKGHTSVFVGQSGVGKSSLINALLPGVDIRVGALSEQTGKGTHTTTAARLFHFPAGGNLIDSPGIREFGLGHIDQATLIEGFREFRPFLGYCRFRDCQHEQEPGCALLEALAEGKISQKRLDSYRHILSGN
- the motA gene encoding flagellar motor stator protein MotA — protein: MLKLLGILIVIASVLGGFVLSHGKLLALWQPFELLIIGGAALGGFMISNPWSVQLSVLKRLPNLFFGSRFNRAFYMDLLGLLYDLLNKSRRDGMMSIEADVDDPDSSAVFTRYPAILKDRQLTDFIADYLRLMSSGNMAPHELESLFDMEIETRLEELERPGSAVIKVADALPGFGIVAAVLGIVISMEGIAGPPEELGAHVAAALVGTFIGILAAYGFVGPLGTALEQGAQEELNGYETVKACLVSSLGGMPPALAVEFGRKAIYSDSRPSFTELENHVRGR
- the motB gene encoding flagellar motor protein MotB, whose amino-acid sequence is MDKDQSIIIKRVRKGRHKHHGGSWKIAFADFATAMMAFFLVLWLTSQTTPEQKMAIAGFFHDPAGFSKSASPYVIDLGGSAAVTKGEGIGAPMDEEDAKRLDAEEITSIADQIEETRLESLLSELQAKVEENEMLRRFKDQLIMEITPDGLRIQVVDDSQRPMFDSGSSTLKYYFEDILLEIAPLIGSVPNKISISGHTDATPFMNDEGVGNWELSAARANTARRTLLFGGIRDAQIAQVVGYGESILFDTANPTNPVNRRIDILIMSKRTQNNIERMAGGLEKRAGKAPEVRQQERSNLFDARQRAEQNQLPPDQNF
- the tsaE gene encoding tRNA (adenosine(37)-N6)-threonylcarbamoyltransferase complex ATPase subunit type 1 TsaE; the encoded protein is MPNSLNLYISDEQQMIELGAVLADSSGLEGVIYLQGDLGAGKTTLSRGLVRSLGYTGAVKSPTYTLVEPYELERGAIYHFDLYRLADPEELEFLGVRDYLSGGALCLIEWPQRGEGWLPAADLEVRIEVSSPGRQLQLLANSPRGEQMLEAVQAHWGGQV
- a CDS encoding NAD(P)H-hydrate dehydratase; translation: MKRSLPQGLYRAEQVRELDRLAIEGHGISGFDLMRRAAQSCLDSLLEHYGGESSLCVLCGSGNNAGDGYLLAALARQAGLQVSVVSVGDPARLRGDAQRSWQLASEQGVPMQPWQRDLELPEEGLLVDALLGTGLKGEVQGDYRAAIEAINASASPVLAVDIPSGLSADSGAELGCAVRADLTVTFIALKRGLFTAAGPLCCGELLYDDLDVPSQLFRQLPADLQAIDPAPLLANLPRRRPDAHKGRHGHLLVVGGNHGMGGAAILAAEAALYAGSGLVSVATRAEHIAAMLARRPELMARGVEDADQLQSLLVGKSALVVGPGLGQDDWAVNLLECALASGLPLLLDADALNLLADQPQLLNGLESECVLTPHPGEAARLLACSSHEVQRDRFAAVARLQKQWGDVVVLKGAGSLVAGPQGTAQLCRAGNPAMAVGGMGDLLSGVIGSLLAQGVATLEAALLGCWLHSAAADRVALEQGVRGLLATDLLVQIRKYVNGVG
- the orn gene encoding oligoribonuclease, which translates into the protein MSKAENLIWIDLEMTGLDPEADRIIEIATIVTDPQLNVIAEGPVMAVHQPPALIEAMDEWCTRTHGASGLTQRVIDSTISEAEAEQITLEFLRQHTDPKSSPICGNTIGQDRRFLERYMPELEAYFHYRYLDVSTLKELARRWKPQILNGLTKKATHLALDDIRESIEELRYYREHFLNLE
- the queG gene encoding tRNA epoxyqueuosine(34) reductase QueG, encoding MPNKPDIDYQQLAADIHRWGRELGFQQIGIGPVELDEHEQHLQHWLEQGYHGEMDYLARHGNLRSRPAELLPGTLRVISARIDYLPPETDCIRILNNPEKAYLSRYALGRDYHKLVRKRLTQLGKQIEAVVGQHGYRAFVDSAPVLERALGSRSGLGWIGKNTMLINRQAGSWFFLGELFTDLPLPLDSADDADHCGRCSRCLEVCPTRAFVNAHQLDARRCISYLTIELKGAIPMELREAMGNRVFGCDDCQLVCPWNRFAKASPESDFRPRHQLDSSDLADLFGWSETEFLDRTAGSPIRRSGYSGWLRNLAVGLGNAPSSPRVIEALRARRHYPEPMVREHIQWALARHGITPD